The DNA region GCAACCCGCCCCGACATCGGGCACGTCGTCGTTCGGGTCGGCTATTATTCGGATTCGTCGCCGCTGTTGCTTGTCATGGCTGTCTCATCGGGTAGCACCACATCCTTGATGCTGTCGTCATCCAGCAGCCCGTCTTTAATGCTATATTCCCGCGCTGTTTGGTCGTCGAGCACGACCTCCGTACCGAATTGAGTTCGGTGTTCCTCCTGAGGTGCGCCCCGATCGGCTAAGCCATTACCAAGCTGACCTGACTCGACAGGCTCGGCACCCGCTAGCTCCTCGTGAAAGCTGAAACCCGTACCTGCTGGAACTAAACGTCCGATGATCACGTTCTCCTTCAAACCCCGCAGCCAATCGGACTTGCCCTCGATTGCCGCTTCGGTCAGAACGCGCGTTGTTTCCTGGAAGCTCGCTGCACTGATAAAGCTGTCGGTGTTGAGGGATGCTTTGGTGATGCCTAACAATACTGGCGTGTAGCGCGCGGGAGCGCCGCCCGTGATTGACATTGCATCGTTGACCTGTTCGATCTGACGCAGCTCCACCAATTCGCCCGGAAGCATCGTCGTGTCGCCGCCGTCGTCCACGCGCACCTTAGAGGTCATCTGGCGAACGATGACTTCGATGTGCTTGTCGGAGATGTCGATACCCTGCGACTGGTAGACCGACTGCACTTCGTTAACCAGGAATTTTTGTACCTGCTGCAGCCCTTCCAAGGCTGCGGCATGAACGCCCAGGTTTTCTTGGTGCAGGTCGAAGAAGATTTCGAGAATTTCGTGCGGGTTAGCCGGACCATCCGTGAGTGCGTGCGCGGCCTCGACTTGCTGCCCGTCGGTGACGATCAAGCTCTGTCCCGACGAGATCGGGTAATCGCCGATTGCCCCATCTGCTTCGATGACCTTCACATCGGCTGATTCATCGTCGTTGTAGATCACCTGAGCAACCCCCGGTCGACGGGCTAGCACGCAGGCTTCCTTCGGCTTGCGCGCCTCCAGCAGCTCCTCAATGCGCGGCAGACCCTGAATGATGTCGCCCGTCTTCGAGCGCTCGAAGACGAGCAGTACCAAGTTGTCGCCGCGCTGGACCAAACCGCCACTCTCGACAAACAAAACGGCACCCGCTGAAACCCGGTACGGTCGCGCCGTTCGCATCACAACGGTGCCGGCTTCAACGCCGATCACTTGACCGGACTCTGAGGTGGTTGCATTGCCCCCCAGCGGTCCGCCGGCCACGATGAGATCGCCGACAGCAACGGTCGGAGTTTCCTCCACGGGTACCGAGAAGCGATCGGCATCGCGCACGAGCAAGATGCGGCGAATGGCCTCTGCGCCCTCGCGGATACCGCGAATTTCGCCGGCCTCCCGACAAAGAATCTCGGTTCGCGCCACTACGTGACCGGGTGGAATCTCGTCGCCATCTTGAACGAGAATGCGCGTACGAGGGCTGCCGCCCATCGGATCGGCATCGCTATCGCGGCGAATCGACAGGGACTCGATGATGACCATTTGCAGGATCAGCTCGTCCTCCTCGCTAGCCTCTACATCGGTCAGCTCGATATCGACCCAAATTGGGGAGCCCGTGCGCCCCGCGCCGTCGGCCGACGCGATCGAGAGCGATAGTTGCGTCCGTAGCAGCTCTAGCCCGCTAACGGATTTCACGCGTTCGCCGTCTTTGTAGAACAAGCGTTGTACCGCTCGCAGCTCGATGCTCGTGTCGCCAGACTCGTTCATCGATGTCTGTGACGGCACGTCCGGTTTGTCGGGCACTGCAAACTCGAGTGTCGGTCGCAGCAGAACTGCGGTGCCTTCGGGCGTTTCCACTACCTCGGCGTAGCGCAGCTCGGATACCGACACGCCCGGTAAGATCTCCTCGCCTGGATTGACAAGTTGCCCGCCTTCGTCGAGTGCAGGCGGCTCATCGCACAGATGCAGCTCGCCAGGCTTAACTGCGATTTCGCGCAAAATGTCGTTCTTCTGGACGACTTCTACAACACCTGACGATTGGCAGTAGATATCCTTGACGACTTCGGTACCGGCTTCCACATACTGCCCGTCTTCAACCAGCAGCAGCGAAATATCTTTATTGACCTCGTGGCACTCTTCTGGAATCCACAGCAGCGTGCCGCCCTTGGTAACTTCGTATCCGTGTTTGGCTTTGCCACGCTTGTCTACCTCAACGCCTGCATACTTGATCAGTCCGCCGGTTTCCGTGTGGTAGCGATCGTCGATCAGCTCCGCAATCACCTGCCCGTGCTGGACTTTCGTTCCCGGTGTTGTCTTCAGAGCAAACCGCTGGCCGTTAGCCGTATGAATGATGTACTGATCGCCGGCTCCCGTGGACGAGCGTCGGATGCGAGCTCGATCGAGCTGCACGGATGCCGTGATGATTTCGATCTCGCGCTTGCCGGGCGTCAGCCGGACGATACCCCCCTTAACCGAGGTCAGGCGCGACTCTGCCAACACCGAACCTACTTCGACGCTGTCGCCATTCTTGACGACAGGCTCGGCACCGGGAAGCAAGTTGTACACTTCGCCCGACAGTACCCATAGCAACCCGCCGCGCTGGGCAATGCGGGTCGTATTGCCTTGACGGTCGGTCTTTTCTTCTGGAATTAAGTCGTCAAAAAGTACCTCACCTGCCATGTCTGAGGTTACGTCCTTGACAGCTTTTTCAGTGGACTTGCGTGGTTTCTGAGCAGCCACCTCAGCCAATAGCTGTCCGGCGTCTACCTTGTCTCCGGTGCGCACGTGTAACAGCGAGCCCGGCGTTAGAGAAAAGCGCTGCTCCGAACCATCATCCAAAGTCAACAACAAATCGCCGGCAATTTCCACTTGGTCGCGTTCGTCACCGTGACGAGTTCGGACTTTGCGCGTGCGAACCTTATTGGGCACAGCGATCGTGCCAGAGGCTGAAGCACGCTGTTGTTGGGCGACTTCACCCGTGAAGACACCCCCGGTGTGGAACGTGCGCATGGTCAATTGGGTACCCGGCTCGCCGATGGACTGAGCGGCAATGATCCCCACCGCTTCGCCCATATCCACCATCCGTCCGTGAGCGAGGCTCCATCCGTAGCAGGCTTGGCAAACCGAACGCGCTGCTTCGCATGTCAGGGGCGAGCGCACGAATACTTCATCGACCGCCTTATGAATCCGCTTAGTCATCGCCTCGTCTAAGCTCTGGTTGCGCTGCGCCAAGACTTCTCCAGTAGCGGGATCGACTACGTCAACGGCCAGCACGCGCCCAAACAGGCGATCGCTGAGGGGGATTAAGACCTTGTCGCCGTCGGTCATGCTGCGCAACCTTAGCCCGCGTTGGGTACCACAATCGGTCTCGCGCACGATCACGTCTTGCGAGACGTCCACCAAGCGCCGCGTCAGGTAACCCGAGTCTGCCGTCCGTAACGCCGTATCGACCAATCCCTTGCGCGCGCCGTAAGACGAAATGATGTACTCGGTAACGGTCAGCCCCTCGCGGAAGTTAGTTTTGATCGGCAAGTCGATGATCTCGCCCTGCGGATCGGCCATCAAGCCGCGCATCCCTACGAGCTGGCGGACCTGAGACATGTTGCCCCGCGCGCCGCTTTGGGACATCATGAACACCGAGTTCAACGGGTCGGTGGCGCGGAAGTGGCGGATCACCTCGTCTTTAAGTTCCTCCGAAGTGCCGTTCCACGTGTCGATGACCTTCTGGAAACGCTCGACCTCGGTAATTTGCCCGCGTCGGTAGCGGTCCTCGGTATTGGCAATCTCGGCTTCGGCTTGCTCTAAGAGCTGCCGTTTGATCGGCGGCACCTGCAAGTCCTCAACGCTGATCGAAACCCCGGCCTGAGTGGCGTATCGGAATCCCATTGCTTTGAGCTGATCGGCCATTGCCGCACAGCGCGCGCTGCCAAACTGGCGGAACGCGCGCGCGATCAGCTTCTTCAGCTGTTTCTTGTCGACAACGCGGTTGAAGAAGACGGGTTGCTCGTTCTGCTGTGCCATGAATTTGCCTGCCCTTACGTATGCTGCGTGCGCGATCTCGCGTCTTTCTCTCCTAGAGGCTGCTGCCAGCCGGGTTGCCGACGAGCGTGTCGTGAATGGTTTTGTTGTAAATGACCCGTCCCGGCGTGGTGCGAATAAACTGCGAGAGCACTTCGCCCTCGGCAGTTTCGCGCACGCGTCGTTCGCGATAGTGTCTGAGGACCGTCCCATCGGCAAGAGTTTCGGAGTCGAGCACCTCGTCGTCTGGGGTATCGGTTTCCACCGGACCGTTGAAGCGCACCCAGATGAACTCGTGGATATTTACCAATCCCTGACCAAACGCGCGAATGACGTCCTCCAGGCTGCTGTAGTAGCGATCGCGTTCGGCTTGCACGGCTGGGTTTTTCGCCGTCAGATAGTAGCACCCGAGCACCATGTCTTGAGACGGCGCCACGATCGGGCGTCCGGTTGCGGGCGAGAGAATGTTGTGACTCGACAGCATCAACAAACGTGCCTCGCACTGCGACTCCAGCGATAGCGGCACGTGAACTGCCATCTGGTCGCCGTCGAAGTCCGCGTTGAATGCCGGGCAAACGAGCGGATGCAACTGAATTGCTCGACCTTCGACCAAAATTGGCTCGAAGGCCTGAATGCCCAACCGGTGCAATGTTGGCGCGCGGTTGAGCAATACCGGGTGCCCGGTGATCACTTCCTCGAGCACGTCCCACACGCTGGGATCGTTGCGAACGATAAGCTTCTTGGCTGCTTTGATGTTGTTGACCACGCCGCTGCGGATCAGGCGATGGATAACAAACGGTTGGAACAGCTCGATCGCCATCTCGCGCGGCAGCCCGCACTGATAAATCTTCAGTTTGGGTCCGACGACGATGACCGAGCGCCCGGAATAATCGACGCGCTTGCCCAGCAGGTTCTGACGGAAGCGACCCTGTTTGCCCTCGATAATGTCCGAGAGAGACTTCAGCGGGCGATT from Rubidibacter lacunae KORDI 51-2 includes:
- a CDS encoding DNA-directed RNA polymerase subunit beta', whose protein sequence is MAQQNEQPVFFNRVVDKKQLKKLIARAFRQFGSARCAAMADQLKAMGFRYATQAGVSISVEDLQVPPIKRQLLEQAEAEIANTEDRYRRGQITEVERFQKVIDTWNGTSEELKDEVIRHFRATDPLNSVFMMSQSGARGNMSQVRQLVGMRGLMADPQGEIIDLPIKTNFREGLTVTEYIISSYGARKGLVDTALRTADSGYLTRRLVDVSQDVIVRETDCGTQRGLRLRSMTDGDKVLIPLSDRLFGRVLAVDVVDPATGEVLAQRNQSLDEAMTKRIHKAVDEVFVRSPLTCEAARSVCQACYGWSLAHGRMVDMGEAVGIIAAQSIGEPGTQLTMRTFHTGGVFTGEVAQQQRASASGTIAVPNKVRTRKVRTRHGDERDQVEIAGDLLLTLDDGSEQRFSLTPGSLLHVRTGDKVDAGQLLAEVAAQKPRKSTEKAVKDVTSDMAGEVLFDDLIPEEKTDRQGNTTRIAQRGGLLWVLSGEVYNLLPGAEPVVKNGDSVEVGSVLAESRLTSVKGGIVRLTPGKREIEIITASVQLDRARIRRSSTGAGDQYIIHTANGQRFALKTTPGTKVQHGQVIAELIDDRYHTETGGLIKYAGVEVDKRGKAKHGYEVTKGGTLLWIPEECHEVNKDISLLLVEDGQYVEAGTEVVKDIYCQSSGVVEVVQKNDILREIAVKPGELHLCDEPPALDEGGQLVNPGEEILPGVSVSELRYAEVVETPEGTAVLLRPTLEFAVPDKPDVPSQTSMNESGDTSIELRAVQRLFYKDGERVKSVSGLELLRTQLSLSIASADGAGRTGSPIWVDIELTDVEASEEDELILQMVIIESLSIRRDSDADPMGGSPRTRILVQDGDEIPPGHVVARTEILCREAGEIRGIREGAEAIRRILLVRDADRFSVPVEETPTVAVGDLIVAGGPLGGNATTSESGQVIGVEAGTVVMRTARPYRVSAGAVLFVESGGLVQRGDNLVLLVFERSKTGDIIQGLPRIEELLEARKPKEACVLARRPGVAQVIYNDDESADVKVIEADGAIGDYPISSGQSLIVTDGQQVEAAHALTDGPANPHEILEIFFDLHQENLGVHAAALEGLQQVQKFLVNEVQSVYQSQGIDISDKHIEVIVRQMTSKVRVDDGGDTTMLPGELVELRQIEQVNDAMSITGGAPARYTPVLLGITKASLNTDSFISAASFQETTRVLTEAAIEGKSDWLRGLKENVIIGRLVPAGTGFSFHEELAGAEPVESGQLGNGLADRGAPQEEHRTQFGTEVVLDDQTAREYSIKDGLLDDDSIKDVVLPDETAMTSNSGDESE